A part of Desulfomicrobium apsheronum genomic DNA contains:
- a CDS encoding DUF5320 domain-containing protein, with the protein MPAGNGTGPMGMGSMTGRGAGYCSGSGTPGYANGGGFGGGGFGFGGGRGRGRRFFAAGPQGRFGRQEAFDPATEQTLKDQVKALQSQLEAIQQRLEEMK; encoded by the coding sequence ATGCCAGCTGGTAACGGAACGGGACCCATGGGCATGGGCTCCATGACAGGACGCGGAGCCGGATATTGTTCCGGTTCAGGGACGCCGGGTTACGCGAACGGCGGAGGATTTGGCGGCGGTGGATTCGGATTCGGCGGCGGCAGAGGCCGCGGACGTCGCTTTTTCGCGGCAGGGCCGCAGGGTCGCTTCGGGCGGCAGGAAGCCTTTGACCCGGCCACCGAACAGACGCTCAAAGATCAGGTCAAAGCCCTGCAGTCCCAACTGGAAGCCATTCAGCAACGTCTGGAAGAAATGAAATAG